ATTGACTCAAAGTTTATTGTTATATCAGTTAATATTTTTTTATTATCAACTCTATAATAATTTGCTTTTCTGTCTAAATTAAATTCAGTGTTTCTAAATAGTATGTGAATTAGTAACTCAAAGTTATCTTCATTTATTTCAAAGTCAGCTTTTTTTACTAATCTAACTGCTTCAACTAGATTCAATGCAATCTTTTCTTTTTTAGTTTTAGCCTTCGCACCATTTTCAATTCTTCTAATCATGTTACTGATCGAAAGCATTGAAGAACTTTCTGCTAAATTTTCTAAAAACATTAATGAAGATATATTGCTCACTAGAACTAAATCTGAAAACTGCTGTTCATTTTTAAATGTATATGCTTGAAAGTAATTAGTTAAATACTTATCGCTTTCTATTTCTTCCATTGGTTCAAAATTCATTTTTTGCCCTATTGATAATGGGAAATTTACAGTAAAAAGGCCTTGCTCTTCAGCAATTTGATTCATTGAATCAATGATCTTCTTATTTAAAAAATAATTTAGACTCATTAGACTTCCTCCCAATATTTCTTTTGCAAAAAAATTGAGGATAGCAGAAGCTCTTAACTAACTAAACTATACTCGATTATTATATTATATATAAAACACCTTAAAAAATCAATTAAATATGTATTTTATAAGGTTTTTCAACAACTAAAACATCGTTTTTATTTTAGATTTAACTTTGTAAAGTAAAAATACCTCTAAGATCTCTCTTAGGGGTATTTTTTAAGAATTTAGTTGAAATACTATTTGTATTCTACTGATGCTCCTGCTTCAATTAATTGAGCTTTAATTGCGTCAGCTTCTTCAATTTTTACGTTTTCTTTAATAGCTACTGGTAATGTTCCGTCTACTAATTTTTTAGCGTCCATTAATCCTAATCCTGTAACTTCTTTAACTACTTTAATAACTGCAACTTTTTGTCCACCTGCATTTGTTAACATAATTGATACTTCTGATGGAGCTGAGTCAGCAGCAGCTGGTCCAGCAGCAACAGCAACACCTGCTGATGCAACAACGTCGAAGTGTTCTTCGATTGCTTTAACTAATTCGTTTAATTCTGTTAATTTCATTTCTTCTAATGCTTTAATAATATCTTCTTTTGTAATTGCCATGATTTTGGTCTCCTTTAATATATTTCTTTTTTGCTATTAATACATTTTTGATTATTTGTATTAGTCTTGTTTTGTATCAGCAACAGCATTAATTACAGCCATAACTTGACGTAATGGGTAAAGTAAGCTTGATGCAAACATTGAGTATAAATCTTCTTTTGATGGTAATGTAGCAACTTCCATAATTGCCGCAGTATCCATAGCTGCGCCTTCGTAAACTCCGGCTTTTAATTTTAATGCTTCATTTTCTTTTGCAAAGTTTGCTACTAATTTAGCAGCACCAATTGCATCTTCATTTGAGAAAACAAAAACATTTTGTTGAGTTAAATATTCGTTTAATTCTGTTAAATTTAATTGTTCAACTGCTCTTCTAACAAGTGAGTCTTTGTAAACTTTAACTTCGATACCTTGTTTTAAAGCTTGTCTTCTTAAATTTGACATTTGTTCAACTGTTAAGTGTTTGTATTCTGCAATAGCAACACCTTGAGCTGATTGAATTTTAGAAACAATCTCAGCAACGATTTCTGCTTTTTTAGCATGTGCAGGTCTATTTGTTGACATTCGTATTCCTCCTATTTTCTTATTTTGTAAAACAAAACCCTCGGTTCTTAATGCAAAGACCGAGGGAAACGTAAAAATACATTTTTTAAATTAATGTTTGATTTATTTAATAAATGTTTATTTTAATCCTCGGTAACAAATTAAGGGAATTTCCCAGTTACTGTCTTTGGTATTAATAGCCTTATTAATAATATCATATCAATTATTTATTTCAATAATTATCTTTAAACTTCAACATCATCGTTGCGTTTCATAATATCCATATCAGTTTCATTAGGAGGGAATACGCCATCATTTTGGCGTTTTTTATATCACTCAAATTGTCCCTCAAAAGGATGTAATCTTCTAACTTCTTGAGCCAGCTCTAAATAAATGTCTTCACTCATTTTATTTCAGTTATATTTAAATATTTTTCTATCTGATGTGAATTCAGCTAACTCATTAACTAATCCTAATGAGATCATTCCATCAACAACATGTTTGCCAATGAAACTTCCAAATCTTATTTCTCTGTTTCTGTTTTTTGCACCATATAATCCTATAGATACAAAGAATAAAGCGAAGATTAACAGTGTTCCTGCTTGTTGCATAATATATAAACTGTCAGTTAAATTAAATCCATTTTCTCCAACACCGTATATTATAGAACCTAATCCATGTAATACATATGTAAATTCTGCAATAAAACTAATTCTATGGAAAAACTCAAATTGCATAAATGAAGGGAATGTTCCTCAACCTGATGATATATTTATAACTAAGTATACAATAACTAAAACTTTTGAAATTGTTTCGTCTTTAAATAAGAACCACAATCCCTGAATTGTTAATACAAATATTAAATCTACAAATAGTAGCCATAATCAAACTGAAAGCATTGCAGCTGAACCGATTGCTATTCACCCAGTCAGAGAAAGCGCAATGGTTAAGGCTGTTACTTGAGTCATACCTGTAACTAACATTAATAATGTTTTTGATGTATATCATTTACCAGCTTTTAGTTTTTTGGTTCTTCTTGCTCTATCATAAATGAATGTTTGCATAAATGTTCCTACAAATAATCCAATTATTATAAAAAATTCGCCAATTCCAATACCATATATACCATTTTTTAAACCTGCAATTTCAATATTTACAACATCGAATTTATCAAAAAGCTTATGCTTAATTAATTCAATAGTTTTATTACTGATTGCGTTCAATAGTGCAATTTGATTTGTGAATCCATTTTTTGCAGCAAGCATATCCATATTTTTATTAAATTCTGTTATTGACACAGCATTTCGATTTAATTCATTAGCCTTTGAAGTAAATACTTCTTGAGGTTTTATTAATTTTAAACTAAATCCAGTTTTTTTAACTAATATAGAATTTATTTTTGGTAAATAAGTTTTAAAGTTAAATTTAAATTCTTCAATAAAACTATTATTTAATCCTGACACGATCACTTTGATAGCTGCTTCAGTTTTTTTATCTAATCCCAATTTATCTATATTATCTATGTTAATTCACATACTTTGTGAATCTGTAAATGGATCAATTCCATGCATTACATCATATAAGTATTTATTTACTATATGTGAATTATCATTTAAAAATAAAATATAACCCAGTAGTTTTGAATTAGTAAGATCTAATTTCAATATTTTAGCTAATTTTTGAATTTTTTGACTTTTCAAAAGTCCTGAAATGCTA
The Mesoplasma entomophilum DNA segment above includes these coding regions:
- the rplL gene encoding 50S ribosomal protein L7/L12 gives rise to the protein MAITKEDIIKALEEMKLTELNELVKAIEEHFDVVASAGVAVAAGPAAADSAPSEVSIMLTNAGGQKVAVIKVVKEVTGLGLMDAKKLVDGTLPVAIKENVKIEEADAIKAQLIEAGASVEYK
- the rplJ gene encoding 50S ribosomal protein L10 — protein: MSTNRPAHAKKAEIVAEIVSKIQSAQGVAIAEYKHLTVEQMSNLRRQALKQGIEVKVYKDSLVRRAVEQLNLTELNEYLTQQNVFVFSNEDAIGAAKLVANFAKENEALKLKAGVYEGAAMDTAAIMEVATLPSKEDLYSMFASSLLYPLRQVMAVINAVADTKQD